In one window of Elaeis guineensis isolate ETL-2024a unplaced genomic scaffold, EG11 Super_Scaffold_1000033, whole genome shotgun sequence DNA:
- the LOC105035704 gene encoding pseudouridine-5'-phosphate glycosidase isoform X2, translating to MVKDTEAYIGGHLKIAPDVRDALLHGNAVVALESTIISHGMPYPENLCTAKEVEAVVKENGAIPATIAILDGVPCIGNFLRYIVLSFYCFHVEIILHW from the exons ATGGTGAAA GATACCGAGGCCTACATTGGAGGGCATCTAAAAATAGCCCCAGATGTTCGTGATGCTCTTTTACATGGTAATGCAGTTGTTGCTTTGGAGTCAACTATAATTTCGCATG GTATGCCCTATCCAGAGAATCTTTGTACTGCAAAAGAGGTTGAGGCTGTTGTGAAGGAGAATGGAGCTATTCCTGCAACTATTGCCATTCTAGATGGTGTTCCATGCATTGGTAATTTTCTTAGATACATTGTTCTATCTTTCTATTGTTTTCATGTAGAAATCATATTGCATTGGTGA
- the LOC105035704 gene encoding pseudouridine-5'-phosphate glycosidase isoform X1: MVKVVPSACDTEAYIGGHLKIAPDVRDALLHGNAVVALESTIISHGMPYPENLCTAKEVEAVVKENGAIPATIAILDGVPCIGNFLRYIVLSFYCFHVEIILHW, encoded by the exons ATGGTGAAAGTAGTGCCTTCCGCCTGT GATACCGAGGCCTACATTGGAGGGCATCTAAAAATAGCCCCAGATGTTCGTGATGCTCTTTTACATGGTAATGCAGTTGTTGCTTTGGAGTCAACTATAATTTCGCATG GTATGCCCTATCCAGAGAATCTTTGTACTGCAAAAGAGGTTGAGGCTGTTGTGAAGGAGAATGGAGCTATTCCTGCAACTATTGCCATTCTAGATGGTGTTCCATGCATTGGTAATTTTCTTAGATACATTGTTCTATCTTTCTATTGTTTTCATGTAGAAATCATATTGCATTGGTGA